In Antennarius striatus isolate MH-2024 chromosome 10, ASM4005453v1, whole genome shotgun sequence, one DNA window encodes the following:
- the cyfip2 gene encoding cytoplasmic FMR1-interacting protein 2, with the protein MTTHVTLEDALSNVDLLEELPLPDQQPCIEPPPSSIMYQANFDTNFEDRNAFVTGIARYIEQATVHSSMNEMLEEGHEYAVMLYTWRSCSRAIPQVKCNEQPNRVEIYEKTVEVLEPEVTKLMKFMYFQRKAIERFCSEVKRLCHAERRKDFVSEAYLLTLGKFINMFAVLDELKNMKCSVKNDHSAYKRAAQFLRKMADPQSIQESQNLSMFLANHNRITQCLHQQLEVIPGYEELLADIVNICVDYYENKMYLTPSEKHMLLKVMGFGLYLMDGNVSNIYKLDAKKRINLSKIDKFFKLQVVPLFGDMQIELSRYIETSAHYEENKSKWTCTQSSISPQYNLCEQMVQIREDHIRFISELARYSNSEVVTGSGLDSQKSDEEYRELFDLALRGLQLLSKWSTHVMEVYSWKLVHPTDKFCNKDCPGTAEEYERATRYNYTSEEKFALVEVIAMIKGLQVLMGRMESVFNQAIRNTIYAALQDFAQMTLREPLRQAVRKKKNVLISVLQAIRKTVCDWEGAREPPNDPCLRGEKDPKGGFDIKVPRRAVGPSSTQLYMVRTMLESLIADKSGSKKTLRSSLDGPIVVAIEDFHKQSFFFTHLLNFSEALQQCCDLSQLWFREFFLELTMGRRIQFPIEMSMPWILTDHILETKEPSMMEYVLYPLDLYNDSGYYALTKFKKQFLYDEIEAEVNLCFDQFVYKLADQIFAYYKAMAGSVLLDKRFRAECKNYGVIIPYPPSNRYETLLKQRHVQLLGRSIDLNRLITQRISAAMYKSLDHAISRFESEDLTSIVELEWLLEINRLTHRLLSKHMTLDSFDAMFREANHNVSAPYGRITLHVFWELNFDFLPNYCYNGSTNRFVRTAIPFTQEPQRDKPANVQPYYLYGSKPLNIAYSHIYSSYRNFVGPPHFKTICRLLGYQGIAVVMEELLKIVKSLLQGTILQYVKTLIEVMPKICRLPRHEYGSPGILEFFHHQLKDIIEYAELKTDVFQSLREVGNAILFCLLIEQALSQEEVCDLLHAAPFQNILPRVYIKEGERLEVRMKRLEAKYAPLHLVPLIERLGTPQQIAIAREGDLLTKERLCCGLSMFEVILTRIRSFLHDGVWRGPPPTNGVMHVDECMEFHRLWSAMQFVYCIPVGTHEFTAEQCFGDGLNWAGCAIIVLLGQQRRFDLFDFCYHLLKVQRQDGKDEIIKNVPLKKMADRIRKYQILNNEIFAILNKYMKAVETDSSTVEHVRCFQPPIHQSLATTC; encoded by the exons ATGACGACCCACGTGACCCTGGAGGATGCCCTGTCCAACgtggacctgctggaggagcTACCCCTCCCAGACCAGCAGCCATGCATCGaacccccaccctcctccaTCATGTACCAG gcCAACTTTGACACCAACTTTGAGGACAGGAATGCATTTGTGACCGGAATCGCCCGTTATATAGAGCAGGCGACGGTCCACTCCAGCATG AATGAGATGCTGGAGGAAGGACATGAGTATGCTGTAATGCTTTACACTTGGAGAAGCTGCTCCAGAGCCATTCCCCAG GTGAAGTGCAATGAGCAACCAAACAGAGTAGAGATCTATGAGAAAACCGTGGAGGTCTTGGAGCCCGAAGTGACCAAGCTCATGAAATTCATGTACTTCCAG CGGAAAGCTATAGAACGTTTCTGTAGTGAGGTGAAGCGTTTGTGTCACGCCGAGAGGAGGAAGGATTTTGTGTCTGAGGCCTACCTGCTCACTCTGGGGAAATTCATCAACATGTTTGCGGTGCTGGATGAGCTGAAGAACATGAAGTGTAGTGTTAAGAACGATCACTCTGCCTACAAAAG GGCGGCTCAGTTCTTGAGGAAGATGGCAGACCCTCAGTCCATTCAGGAGTCCCAGAACCTCTCCATGTTTTTAGCCAACCACAACAGGATCACTCAG TGTCTCCACCAACAGCTGGAGGTGATTCCCGGCTATGAAGAACTTTTGGCCGACATTGTCAACATCTGTGTGGACTATTATGAGAACAAGATGTATCTGACACCCAGTGAGAAACACATGCTGCTGAAG GTGATGGGCTTCGGTCTGTACTTGATGGATGGGAACGTGAGTAACATTTACAAGCTAGATGCCAAAAAGAGGATCAACCTGAGCAAGATCGATAAATTCTTTAAA CTTCAAGTGGTGCCCCTGTTTGGAGACATGCAGATAGAGCTGTCGCGCTACATCGAAACAAGTGCTCACTATGAGGAAAACAAATCCAA GTGGACGTGCACCCAGAGCAGCATCTCACCGCAATACAACCTGTGTGAGCAGATGGTGCAGATCAGGGAGGACCACATCCGTTTCATATCGGAGCTGGCGCGCTACAGCAACAGTGAAGTGGTGACGGGCTCTGGCCTGGACAGCCAAAAGTCTGACGAAGAGTATAGAGAGCTGTTCGACCTCGCTCTGAGGGGTCTACAGCTGCTGTCCAAGTGGAGCACTCACGTCATGGAAGTT TATTCGTGGAAGCTGGTCCATCCCACGGATAAGTTCTGTAATAAGGACTGTCCAGGCACAGCAGAGGAGTATGAACGGGCAACACGATACAATTACACCAGTGAGGAGAAGTTTGCCCTGGTGGAGGTGATCGCCATGATTAAAGGGCTACAG GTTCTGATGGGTCGAATGGAATCAGTGTTTAACCAAGCTATCAGGAATACCATATATGCAGCACTGCAGGACTTTGCCCAGATGACCCTTAGGGAGCCTCTGCGCCAGGCTGTacggaagaagaagaatgtccTCATTAG TGTTCTCCAGGCCATTCGAAAGACCGTATGTGACTGGGAGGGGGCGAGGGAACCTCCAAATGACCCCTGCCTGAGGGGGGAGAAGGACCCAAAAGGCGGCTTTGACATCAAAGTGCCCCGCAGAGCTGTGGGACCCTCCAGCACACAG CTGTACATGGTGCGCACCATGCTGGAGTCACTGATAGCAGACAAGAGCGGGTCTAAGAAGACTCTTCGCAGCAGTCTTGATGGACCTATAGTTGTGGCCATAGAAGATTTCCACAAACAATCCTTCTTCTTCACACACCTTCTCAACTTCAGTG AAGccctgcagcagtgctgtgacCTTTCCCAGCTGTGGTTCAGAGAGTTCTTCCTGGAGCTGACCATGGGTCGCCGAATCCAGTTCCCCATTGAGATGTCCATGCCGTGGATCCTCACTGACCACATCCTGGAGACCAAGGAGCCCTCTATGATGGA GTATGTGTTGTATCCTCTCGACCTGTATAATGACAGTGGTTATTACGCTCTCACCAAGTTCAAGAAACAGTTCCTTTATGACGAGATTGAAGCTGAG GTTAACCTCTGCTTCGACCAGTTTGTTTATAAGTTAGCAGACCAGATATTTGCCTACTATAAGGCAATGGCTGGGAG TGTCCTTCTAGACAAGCGCTTCAGAGCAGAGTGTAAAAACTACGGTGTGATCATCCCCTACCCGCCGTCAAACCGTTACGAAACACTGCTGAAACAGAGACATGTACAG CTGCTGGGACGCTCCATTGATCTGAACCGCCTGATCACCCAGAGGATCTCTGCAGCGATGTACAAGTCTCTGGACCACGCCATCAGCCGTTTCGAGAGCGAAGACCTCACTTCCATAGTG GAACTGGAATGGCTGCTGGAGATCAACAGACTAACACACCGGCTCCTGTCCAAGCACATGACTCTGGACAGCTTTGACGCCATGTTCCGCGAGGCCAATCACAATGTCTCCGCTCCCTATGGGCGAATCACCCTCCACGTCTTCTGGGAGCTCAACTTTGACTTCCTCCCCAACTACTGCTACAATGGATCCACCAACCG cTTTGTGCGTACAGCAATCCCCTTCACACAGGAGCCTCAAAGAGACAAACCAGCAAATGTGCAGCCTTACTACCTTTATGGGTCCAAG CCTCTGAACATTGCCTACTCCCACATATACAGCTCCTATAGAAACTTTGTTGGCCCACCCCACTTCAAGACTATCTGTCGTCTCCTTGGTTACCAAGGCATTGCTGTCGTGATGGAGGAGCTGCTTAAAATTGTCAAAAGCTTG CTACAGGGCACCATACTACAGTATGTAAAGACACTCATAGAAGTCATGCCCAAGATTTGCCGCCTACCACGTCATGAGTATGGCTCCCCAG GTATTCTGGAATTCTTCCATCATCAGCTCAAGGATATCATAGAGTATGCTGAGCTGAAGACAGACGTCTTTCAGAGCTTAAGGGAGGTGGGAAATGCCATCCTCTTCTGCCTCCTCATCGAGCAAGCTctg TCCcaggaggaagtgtgtgacCTACTTCATGCCGCGCCCTTCCAGAACATTCTGCCCAGAGTTTACATCAAAG agggaGAGCGTCTGGAGGTCAGGATGAAGCGGCTAGAAGCCAAGTACGCCCCTCTGCATCTTGTGCCTCTAATCGAGAGGTTGGGAACCCCACAG CAAATTGCAATTGCTCGTGAGGGGGACCTGCTGACCAAAGAGCGTCTGTGCTGTGGCCTTTCCATGTTTGAGGTCATCTTGACACGCATCCGCAGTTTTCTGCACGATGGGGTGTGGCGTGGACCTCCGCCCACCAATGGTGTGATGCATGTTGATGAGTGTATGGAGTTCCACCGCCTGTGGAGTGCCATGCAGTTTGTTTACTGCATCCCTGTGGGCACACATGAGTTCACCGCAGA GCAGTGCTTTGGGGATGGGCTGAATTGGGCTGGCTGTGCCATCATCGTGCTGTTGGGACAGCAGCGGCGCTTTGACCTCTTTGATTTCTGCTACCACCTGCTCAAAGTCCAAAGGCAGGATGGCAAAGAcgaaatcattaaaaatgtg CCATTGAAGAAGATGGCAGACCGTATTAGGAAGTACCAGATCCTCAACAATGAGATCTTTGCCATCCTCAACAAGTACATGAAGGCGGTGGAGACAGACAGTTCCACTGTGGAGCATGTTCGCTGTTTCCAGCCTCCTATACACCAATCCCTGGCCACCACCTGTTGA
- the itk gene encoding tyrosine-protein kinase ITK/TSK isoform X2, giving the protein MQLSVPFSDNDCRQRWVRALKEETKNNDLVAKYHPNFWMDGKWKCCKKTEKLAAGCHVYDPAAFDSKEPLSKLPHLKTTEHGDGEVTLIALQNYSPLGDNDLPIEKDKEYILINCSNCNWWIVKNSSGETGFVPCTYVAKKFGDDLKRFEWYNENITRAEAEDMLKDEGREGAFMVRDSSQAGIYTVSIFTKALGLNGEQDPKVKHYHIKQTEMGEATFYLAEKYLFCTIPQLIHYHQHNAAGLITRLRWPVSQDGACYLHIDDRLIDQWEIDPKEMTVGQELGIGQFGRVYEGIWRDKKVAVKTIREEKMSDDDFKQEARVMMKVSHSKVVKLYGVCTQCYPMCLVFEFMDNGNLSAYLQARKGQTSPDVMLRMCMDASEGMAYLESSNYLHRDLAARNCLVSHKSEVKISDFGMTRFVLDDQYTSSIGSKFPVKWSAPEVIKYNQFSSKSDVWSFGVLMWEVYNEGRLPYEKKSNLEVIEALNAGMRLLKPHLAPDEVYLLMEWCWKEKPSERPSFAVLLHELAALSHPRREMA; this is encoded by the exons ATGCAGCTATCAGTACCCTTTTCAG ACAATGATTGCCGTCAGAGATGGGTCAGGGCTCTGAAAGAGG AGACAAAGAACAATGATTTGGTTGCAAAATACCACCCAAACTTCTGGATGGATGGGAAATGGAAGTGttgcaaaaaaacagaaaaactggCTGCAGGTTGTCATGTTTATGATCCAGCAGCCTTTG ATTCCAAAGAGCCCCTTTCCAAACTCCCACATCTCAAG ACAACAGAACATGGTGATGGAGAGGTGACCCTCATCGCTCTGCAAAACTACAGTCCACTTGGAGACAATGACTTGCCTATTGAGAAAGACAAGGAATATATCCTGATAAACTGCTCCAATTGTAATTGGTGGATAGTGAAAAACAGCAGTGG GGAAACAGGATTTGTACCCTGTACTTATGTGGCAAAAAAATTTGGCGATGACTTAAAGAGATTTGA ATGGTACAATGAAAACATAACCAGAGCAGAAGCAGAGGATATGTTAAAGGATGAG GGAAGAGAAGGGGCTTTCATGGTGCGTGACTCAAGTCAAGCAGGAATTTATACAGTGTCGATCTTCACAAAGGCACTTGG GCTTAATGGTGAGCAGGATCCCAAAGTGAAACATTATCACATCAAACAGACTGAAATGGGAGAGGCCACATTTTACCTGGCAGAGAAATACCTGTTCTGCACCATTCCACAGCTCATCCACTATCACCAACACAATGCTGCTG GCCTGATAACACGTTTGAGGTGGCCCGTGTCTCAAGATGGAGCATGCTACCTGCACATCGATGATCGCCTTATAG ATCAGTGGGAAATCGACCCCAAGGAGATGACAGTGGGTCAGGAATTAGGCATCGGCCAGTTTGGTCGTGTATATGAAGGGATATGGAGGGACAAGAAAGTGGCAGTGAAGACAATAAGGGAAGAGAAAATGTCAGACGATGACTTTAAACAGGAGGCAAGAGTCATGAT GAAAGTGTCTCACAGTAAGGTGGTCAAGCTCTACGGCGTTTGCACCCAATGCTATCCCATGTGTCTGGTATTTGAGTTCATGGATAACGGCAATCTGTCTGCCTACCTGCAAGCCAGAAAAGGACAGACATCACCGGACGTGATGCTGAGGATGTGTATGGATGCCAGCGAGGGGATGGCTTACCTGGAGAGCTCCAACTACCTCCACAGAGATCTG GCTGCCAGGAACTGTCTCGTTTCTCACAAAAGTGAGGTGAAGATATCTGACTTTGGTATGACCAG ATTTGTGCTTGATGATCAGTACACAAGCTCCATAGGCTCCAAGTTCCCTGTCAAGTGGTCGGCTCCAGAGGTCATCAAATACAACCAGTTCAGCAGCAAGTCTGACGTCTGGTcatttg GTGTTCTTATGTGGGAAGTGTACAACGAGGGCCGTCTTCCCTATGAGAAAAAATCTAATCTTGAAGTAATTGAAGCCTTGAATGCAGGCATGAGACTCCTGAAGCCACACTTGGCCCCGGATGAGGTCTACCTGCTCATGGAGTGGTGCTGGAAGGAG AAACCAAGTGAGCGTCCATCCTTTGCTGTCCTGCTGCATGAGCTGGCTGCTCTCTCACATCCGAGACGAGAGATGGCGTAG
- the itk gene encoding tyrosine-protein kinase ITK/TSK isoform X1, whose translation MVPRVILKENLIKKSQQKKITSSPNYKERFFVLDTHELKYSKIHPRKRPMVKGCIQLVRIKCVENVCSDVPIPCSYQYPFQVFYDNYYLYIFAPDNDCRQRWVRALKEETKNNDLVAKYHPNFWMDGKWKCCKKTEKLAAGCHVYDPAAFDSKEPLSKLPHLKTTEHGDGEVTLIALQNYSPLGDNDLPIEKDKEYILINCSNCNWWIVKNSSGETGFVPCTYVAKKFGDDLKRFEWYNENITRAEAEDMLKDEGREGAFMVRDSSQAGIYTVSIFTKALGLNGEQDPKVKHYHIKQTEMGEATFYLAEKYLFCTIPQLIHYHQHNAAGLITRLRWPVSQDGACYLHIDDRLIDQWEIDPKEMTVGQELGIGQFGRVYEGIWRDKKVAVKTIREEKMSDDDFKQEARVMMKVSHSKVVKLYGVCTQCYPMCLVFEFMDNGNLSAYLQARKGQTSPDVMLRMCMDASEGMAYLESSNYLHRDLAARNCLVSHKSEVKISDFGMTRFVLDDQYTSSIGSKFPVKWSAPEVIKYNQFSSKSDVWSFGVLMWEVYNEGRLPYEKKSNLEVIEALNAGMRLLKPHLAPDEVYLLMEWCWKEKPSERPSFAVLLHELAALSHPRREMA comes from the exons ATGGTTCCCAGGGTGATTTTGAAGGAAAACTTGATAAAAAaatctcaacaaaaaaaaataacttcatcACCTAACTACAAGGAGAGATTTTTTGTATTGGACACTCACGAGCTGAAGTATTCAAAAATCCATCCACGG AAACGCCCCATGGTGAAAGGCTGCATTCAGCTGGTCAGAATCAAATGTGTGGAGAATGTGTGTAGTGATGTTCCCATACCATGCAGCTATCAGTACCCTTTTCAG GTTTTTTATGACAACTATTACCTCTACATTTTTGCTCCAGACAATGATTGCCGTCAGAGATGGGTCAGGGCTCTGAAAGAGG AGACAAAGAACAATGATTTGGTTGCAAAATACCACCCAAACTTCTGGATGGATGGGAAATGGAAGTGttgcaaaaaaacagaaaaactggCTGCAGGTTGTCATGTTTATGATCCAGCAGCCTTTG ATTCCAAAGAGCCCCTTTCCAAACTCCCACATCTCAAG ACAACAGAACATGGTGATGGAGAGGTGACCCTCATCGCTCTGCAAAACTACAGTCCACTTGGAGACAATGACTTGCCTATTGAGAAAGACAAGGAATATATCCTGATAAACTGCTCCAATTGTAATTGGTGGATAGTGAAAAACAGCAGTGG GGAAACAGGATTTGTACCCTGTACTTATGTGGCAAAAAAATTTGGCGATGACTTAAAGAGATTTGA ATGGTACAATGAAAACATAACCAGAGCAGAAGCAGAGGATATGTTAAAGGATGAG GGAAGAGAAGGGGCTTTCATGGTGCGTGACTCAAGTCAAGCAGGAATTTATACAGTGTCGATCTTCACAAAGGCACTTGG GCTTAATGGTGAGCAGGATCCCAAAGTGAAACATTATCACATCAAACAGACTGAAATGGGAGAGGCCACATTTTACCTGGCAGAGAAATACCTGTTCTGCACCATTCCACAGCTCATCCACTATCACCAACACAATGCTGCTG GCCTGATAACACGTTTGAGGTGGCCCGTGTCTCAAGATGGAGCATGCTACCTGCACATCGATGATCGCCTTATAG ATCAGTGGGAAATCGACCCCAAGGAGATGACAGTGGGTCAGGAATTAGGCATCGGCCAGTTTGGTCGTGTATATGAAGGGATATGGAGGGACAAGAAAGTGGCAGTGAAGACAATAAGGGAAGAGAAAATGTCAGACGATGACTTTAAACAGGAGGCAAGAGTCATGAT GAAAGTGTCTCACAGTAAGGTGGTCAAGCTCTACGGCGTTTGCACCCAATGCTATCCCATGTGTCTGGTATTTGAGTTCATGGATAACGGCAATCTGTCTGCCTACCTGCAAGCCAGAAAAGGACAGACATCACCGGACGTGATGCTGAGGATGTGTATGGATGCCAGCGAGGGGATGGCTTACCTGGAGAGCTCCAACTACCTCCACAGAGATCTG GCTGCCAGGAACTGTCTCGTTTCTCACAAAAGTGAGGTGAAGATATCTGACTTTGGTATGACCAG ATTTGTGCTTGATGATCAGTACACAAGCTCCATAGGCTCCAAGTTCCCTGTCAAGTGGTCGGCTCCAGAGGTCATCAAATACAACCAGTTCAGCAGCAAGTCTGACGTCTGGTcatttg GTGTTCTTATGTGGGAAGTGTACAACGAGGGCCGTCTTCCCTATGAGAAAAAATCTAATCTTGAAGTAATTGAAGCCTTGAATGCAGGCATGAGACTCCTGAAGCCACACTTGGCCCCGGATGAGGTCTACCTGCTCATGGAGTGGTGCTGGAAGGAG AAACCAAGTGAGCGTCCATCCTTTGCTGTCCTGCTGCATGAGCTGGCTGCTCTCTCACATCCGAGACGAGAGATGGCGTAG